DNA from Chloroflexi bacterium ADurb.Bin180:
ATCATGCCCTGGTTGCCAGCGGGCACGGTGGGGATGGCCGCCTCCTCGATCACGGTGAGCACGTTGACGCCGGTGTCGCCGAGGAGGAGCTGGTACTGGGCAAAGGTCGAACGCCAGTTGTTGACCTGCGTCTCGAGGGCGCTGATCTGGGATTTCAGGTCCTGAATCTCGCGCGCGCTGATGGCCTGAGCGAGCTCTTCCTGCAGCGACTGGATCTCGGCCTGGCCCTTCTGGATCTGTCCGGGCAGAATGGCCACCTGCTCCTGGATAAAGGCGCGGGAAGTGCCCTGGGGCCGGGCGGCCTCGACCGTGGCCATCAACTGGCGGGTCACCTCGTCGGCAATCTGCTTGGCACGGATGGGGTCCGTGTCGATGACGCGGATCTCCATCAGCTCGGTGCCGGCCACGAGCTGAGCGGTGACCTGCCCGCGCAGGGCCCGCCACTGATCCTCAAAGCCCAGCGCCGCAGCCGTGGCCTTGAGCACTGGCTCGCGGCGGATGAGCTGGGAATAGGTCTGCGCCAGCCGCTCGGCAGTGTAGAACTCGGTATAGTTCGGAGAGACCTGCTGGATGGTCGTGCCGATCATCACCGTGGTCGAGGTCTGGTAGATGGGCGGCTGGTCTTTGACGACCCACCAGGAGGAGGCGGCGGCGACGACGGTGGCCAGGATGAGCAGCCAGGCCCATTTCCACAGAGTTGCGGCGATCTGACGAAGTTCCATTATTGGTCTCCCAATGATTGATGCGGTGTCGGGGCGCGCAGTGGCCTAACAGCGACGGGACTAGCGCGGAGCATTGGTCTCTTCACGGCGTTGAGTGCGCTGCCAGGCGATGCGGTCTCCACGCACTCGAACGAGCAGCGCGATCCACAGCCGCCACAGAAGATACGCCGGACCCAACAGCAAAGCGCGAAAGGCCCAGGGCGGTGCGCGGTCCAGAACAAGCCCCAGAACGGGATACAGGGTCCATCCGGCAAGCAAGCAGGCCACCCCCCAAACTCCCAGCCAACCAAGCCCTGCCGGAAGCCAGACTGACAGCACCAGGGTGGCGACGAGGTTCAGCGCAGCCAGAGTGGTCAGCAGCGAGTACGGGGGCATAAGGAGCTCAATGGCTCCGTCGAGCAGAGCAAGGGACCTCGAGCGCAGCGACGCGGCTATCAGCGGCCAGGCCAGCCGGCGCTGCATCGCCGGGACTTGGCGATACCATCGCAAGCGTTGCGGCTCTGCCTGATGCCACGAACTGGCGGCCTGTCCGAAAGACAAGGCCTCCGGGACATAGTATGCCCGCACTCCCCGCAGCAGGAGCTCGTAGCCAAATTCGCGGTCCTCGTTGAAAGTGGCCGTCGGCCAGCCTCGCTCGCGGAGCACCTGCGTATCGAAAACCATGGCATCGCCCATCAGGCGGCAGGCAAAGCCGAGGTTGGAGCGGCCTAGATTGCGGAGGCGGTTATTGAGGCGCATGTCGACTGCAGCCATTGCGGATACCCTGCTGTCGTGAGGGTTCTGGATGACGTGTTGGCCCTGCACCACCTGGCGCCCGCAACGGAGATGACGCTCGACGATGGAGAGGAAATCAGCATCAACCAGGCTGTCAGCGTCAAATACGGCGATGGCATGGTACGGTGGTTCGTGCTCCAGCAGACGCTGCACCAGCCATTGCAAAGGGTATGCCTTGCGGCCTGTTGGACCCTCGTTGCGTTCGTGGGCTATCGCCCCTGCGACGCTGGTGACCTGTGCCGTGTCGTCCGTGCAATAGTCCGCGACCACGTGAATGTCGATAAACGAAGACGGGTATGATTGCTCCTTGAGCCTGGCCAGGGTAGCGGGCAGCACCAGAGACTCGTTGTGGGCAGGGATGGCCACAGCAAAGCGCAGGTGAGGAGAGCCGGCGAGAGGAGGCGA
Protein-coding regions in this window:
- a CDS encoding Glycosyl transferase family 2 codes for the protein MILTSALSLAISLLQAFLLGCLLYQLFLALASLLPRRSPPLAGSPHLRFAVAIPAHNESLVLPATLARLKEQSYPSSFIDIHVVADYCTDDTAQVTSVAGAIAHERNEGPTGRKAYPLQWLVQRLLEHEPPYHAIAVFDADSLVDADFLSIVERHLRCGRQVVQGQHVIQNPHDSRVSAMAAVDMRLNNRLRNLGRSNLGFACRLMGDAMVFDTQVLRERGWPTATFNEDREFGYELLLRGVRAYYVPEALSFGQAASSWHQAEPQRLRWYRQVPAMQRRLAWPLIAASLRSRSLALLDGAIELLMPPYSLLTTLAALNLVATLVLSVWLPAGLGWLGVWGVACLLAGWTLYPVLGLVLDRAPPWAFRALLLGPAYLLWRLWIALLVRVRGDRIAWQRTQRREETNAPR